The following are encoded in a window of Chionomys nivalis chromosome X, mChiNiv1.1, whole genome shotgun sequence genomic DNA:
- the Fmr1nb gene encoding LOW QUALITY PROTEIN: FMR1 neighbor protein (The sequence of the model RefSeq protein was modified relative to this genomic sequence to represent the inferred CDS: deleted 1 base in 1 codon) produces MVADSGYRGKNPALRMFRGLLSSGQGISMAAGPQFGFWAAVCQCLQNMWDRRHLGLFLFLLWMLVILSYFVNTDSVSLSEKFPWHNGTLKVRSNWEILLKFFFPTTCIIRENQEVMTCNKQSYLSKTECLKSKCCFSSSGTKMRCYAPLRDKPTQMLRVFGFSVIIMIILGFLPMYFCSLCRRR; encoded by the exons ATGGTAGCTGATAGCGGGTACAGAGGCAAGAATCCTGCCCTCAGAATG TTCCGGGGACTCTTGAGTTCTGGCCAGGGGATCAGTATGGCTGCCGGCCCTCAGTTTGGTTTCTGGGCTGCAGTATGTCAGTGTCTGCAAAATATGTGGGACCGGAGGCACTTGggcttgtttctgtttctcctctggATGCTGGTGATCCTGAGCTATTTTGTGAATACTG ATTCTGTGTCTTTAAGTGAGAAATTTCCATGGCACAATGGAACTTTAAAAGTTCGATCCAACTGGGAAATTCTgttgaaatttttctttccaaCAA CATGCATTATAAGGGAGAATCAGGAGGTAATGACTTGTAATAAGCAATCATATCTCAGCAAGACTGAATGTTTAAAATCCAAGTGCTGTTTTTCATCATCTGGGACCAAAATGAGGTGCTATGCCCCACTAAGAGATA AGCCTACACAGATGCTCCGGGTGTTTGGGTTCTCTGTGATCATCATGATAATCCTGGGATTTCTTCCtatgtatttctgttctcttTGCCGGAGAAGGTAA